One window from the genome of Streptomyces sp. NBC_01476 encodes:
- a CDS encoding LysR family transcriptional regulator, with protein MELRSLEIFVAVAEENSFTRAAERCRVSQPTVSHHISGLEKEVGEPLFDRDRRTVSLSDGGHTLLPYARACLASARDAGEAFANRSRAIAGALNLGTVEGVEWSPLPGVLRQFHDRHPAVRVRLQSGTTAPLLAQVAQGQLDAAITARPLDDLPHGLLSKVILADEIMALVGRDTQAAGEGLLDLAQVVDERLITYDESSGLQAIIRRAFGRSGRELRPAFSTNDVPLQVALAEAGIGVALSAGSDPAVISAAGVVPLRLDPPIVYEKIMVWQDRPLPSPLGAFMAVWDELASDETWTAPSPRTS; from the coding sequence GTGGAACTACGCTCGCTCGAAATCTTCGTTGCCGTCGCGGAGGAGAACTCGTTCACGAGAGCCGCCGAACGCTGCCGAGTTTCGCAGCCCACCGTTTCGCACCACATCTCCGGCCTGGAGAAGGAGGTCGGGGAACCGCTCTTCGACCGCGACCGCCGCACCGTGTCCCTCTCCGACGGCGGACACACCCTGCTCCCGTACGCCCGCGCGTGCCTGGCATCCGCCAGGGACGCGGGCGAAGCCTTCGCCAACCGCTCGCGGGCGATTGCCGGAGCGCTCAACCTCGGTACGGTGGAGGGCGTCGAATGGAGCCCGCTCCCCGGAGTGCTGCGGCAGTTCCACGACCGGCACCCGGCCGTCCGCGTGCGGCTGCAGTCCGGCACCACCGCCCCGCTGCTCGCCCAGGTCGCCCAGGGCCAGCTGGACGCGGCCATCACCGCCCGGCCCCTGGACGACCTCCCGCACGGTCTGCTCAGCAAGGTGATCCTCGCCGACGAGATCATGGCCCTGGTCGGCCGGGACACGCAGGCGGCCGGCGAAGGACTCCTCGACCTCGCGCAGGTCGTCGACGAGCGCCTGATCACCTACGACGAGAGCAGCGGGCTGCAGGCGATCATCCGCCGCGCCTTCGGACGCTCCGGCAGGGAACTGCGTCCGGCCTTCTCCACCAACGACGTTCCGCTCCAGGTGGCGCTCGCCGAAGCCGGTATCGGGGTGGCGCTCTCCGCCGGCTCCGACCCGGCCGTCATCAGCGCCGCCGGGGTCGTCCCCCTGCGGCTGGACCCGCCGATCGTCTACGAGAAGATCATGGTCTGGCAGGACCGGCCGCTGCCCTCACCCCTCGGCGCGTTCATGGCCGTGTGGGACGAGCTGGCCTCCGACGAGACCTGGACGGCACCGTCCCCGCGCACCTCCTGA
- a CDS encoding MIP/aquaporin family protein, producing the protein MAVTVAGAGEGYPLEPLPLTRAVDEFALTTVLLFVVVTAVRGLLAPSSPLAISDLDTALGVVGIVAGATLTALIFSPPGRRSGAHMNPAVTVALWLMDVFPGRSVLPYVMAQLAGSVAGTALARWVWGHQVAVVDYSAVRPAPSWRQAAVFLSETGCLIGVVLLVGFFLANPKHAAVLPWALGIAVGLIIAFLGPLSGGSANPARQFGPAVLSGRTRYLWIYLVAPILGAVLGASVHHLLIRRFNTHRPLTYKLAGAGRHDNAPPADRAGRGSA; encoded by the coding sequence ATGGCGGTGACCGTGGCAGGTGCGGGGGAGGGCTATCCCCTGGAGCCGCTGCCCCTGACGCGTGCGGTCGACGAGTTCGCGCTGACCACGGTGCTGCTCTTCGTGGTGGTCACGGCCGTCCGCGGGTTGCTCGCACCGTCCTCCCCGCTCGCCATCTCCGACCTGGACACAGCCCTCGGCGTCGTCGGGATTGTCGCCGGCGCCACTCTGACCGCGCTGATCTTCTCCCCGCCGGGCCGCAGGAGTGGTGCGCACATGAACCCCGCCGTGACCGTCGCGCTGTGGCTGATGGACGTCTTCCCCGGCCGGAGCGTCCTGCCGTACGTCATGGCCCAACTCGCCGGATCCGTTGCCGGAACGGCCCTCGCGCGCTGGGTGTGGGGCCATCAGGTCGCCGTGGTGGACTACTCGGCGGTGCGTCCGGCCCCCTCCTGGCGACAGGCCGCCGTCTTCCTCAGCGAAACGGGCTGCCTGATCGGCGTGGTGCTGCTCGTCGGCTTCTTCCTGGCCAACCCGAAGCACGCCGCGGTGCTCCCCTGGGCCCTCGGCATCGCCGTGGGCCTGATCATCGCCTTCCTCGGCCCGCTCAGCGGCGGATCGGCCAACCCGGCCCGGCAGTTCGGCCCCGCCGTACTCTCCGGCAGGACCCGCTACCTGTGGATCTATCTCGTGGCGCCGATCCTGGGCGCGGTCCTGGGCGCCTCGGTCCATCATCTGCTCATCCGGCGCTTCAACACCCACCGGCCGCTGACCTACAAACTCGCCGGCGCGGGCCGGCACGACAACGCGCCGCCCGCGGACCGTGCCGGGCGCGGAAGCGCCTGA